A single region of the Paludibacter jiangxiensis genome encodes:
- a CDS encoding rhamnulokinase has product MENKSFLAVDLGATSGRVICGTIENGKLTMDDLHKFPNGIISIHGNYHWNLFELYSHIKEGLTVAARKGIKPVSIGVDTWGVDIAFLGEDGSFMGMPYAYRNYTTKENTEQFLSEFPLEELYGKTGIQTLDFNTVFQLYALKKRNSSQLKAAKDILFMPDAISYLLTGKKVTEYTIASTSEMLDPNTKEFDPKILEFLGVEREKFPGKVIMPGQIIGTLTKELAQETGLGEIPVVAVAGHDTGSAVVAVPASNKHFAYLSSGTWSLMGLELPEPVINETSRIANITNEGGVDGTIRFLKNITGMWILEQCKKEWDIEKAYSYEELIAMALEAKPFAFLFNPDNEAFGNPASMTKAIVEVCKASGQGAPETVGQFVRAIFDSLALRYKQVFEALKSFAPYDIATLHVIGGGSRNSFLNQLTANATGVTVVAGPAEATAIGNMMLQAKAAGLFADIQQIRDFVCDSVDLKSFTPQDGEVWNAAYVKFLTYSKGL; this is encoded by the coding sequence ATGGAAAATAAATCGTTCCTTGCTGTTGATCTCGGTGCAACAAGCGGTCGCGTTATTTGCGGCACCATTGAGAATGGCAAGCTCACAATGGATGATCTACATAAGTTTCCCAATGGTATTATTAGCATTCATGGGAACTATCACTGGAATCTTTTTGAACTCTACAGTCATATTAAAGAGGGTTTGACTGTTGCAGCCCGTAAAGGCATCAAGCCGGTTTCTATCGGTGTTGACACCTGGGGTGTCGATATTGCGTTTTTAGGTGAAGATGGTTCGTTCATGGGGATGCCTTATGCTTACAGAAATTATACCACAAAAGAAAATACAGAACAATTTCTTAGTGAATTTCCACTGGAGGAACTTTATGGGAAAACAGGTATTCAGACGCTTGATTTCAATACAGTGTTTCAGCTTTATGCACTGAAAAAACGTAATTCTTCGCAGTTGAAGGCCGCAAAAGATATTTTGTTTATGCCGGATGCAATCTCTTATTTGCTGACAGGTAAAAAGGTGACAGAATACACTATTGCATCCACGTCAGAAATGCTCGATCCCAATACCAAAGAATTTGATCCGAAAATTCTTGAGTTTCTAGGCGTGGAGCGGGAAAAATTCCCGGGCAAAGTTATTATGCCGGGTCAGATTATTGGCACTTTAACGAAAGAACTGGCTCAGGAAACCGGGCTCGGAGAGATTCCTGTGGTAGCGGTTGCCGGTCACGATACAGGATCGGCTGTGGTGGCAGTTCCTGCGTCAAACAAACATTTTGCTTATCTAAGTTCCGGTACATGGTCACTCATGGGACTTGAACTTCCGGAGCCTGTTATCAACGAAACTTCACGCATTGCGAATATAACCAACGAAGGTGGGGTGGATGGAACCATCCGTTTTCTGAAAAATATTACCGGAATGTGGATTTTGGAACAATGCAAAAAAGAGTGGGATATCGAAAAAGCCTATTCGTACGAAGAACTGATTGCGATGGCTCTCGAAGCTAAACCATTTGCATTTTTGTTCAATCCGGATAATGAGGCTTTTGGAAATCCGGCCAGCATGACAAAAGCGATTGTAGAAGTGTGCAAGGCCAGTGGTCAGGGAGCTCCCGAAACTGTAGGTCAATTTGTGCGTGCGATCTTCGATAGTTTGGCTTTGCGTTACAAACAGGTTTTTGAAGCGCTCAAATCGTTTGCTCCGTATGATATTGCAACATTACATGTGATTGGTGGCGGTTCTCGTAATTCATTCCTCAACCAGTTGACAGCCAATGCAACGGGAGTAACAGTTGTGGCAGGCCCTGCTGAAGCAACAGCAATCGGTAATATGATGTTGCAGGCAAAAGCAGCAGGTTTGTTTGCGGATATTCAACAAATAAGAGACTTTGTCTGTGATTCGGTTGATTTGAAGAGCTTTACTCCGCAGGATGGTGAAGTGTGGAACGCAGCTTATGTTAAATTTTTGACTTACTCAAAAGGTTTATAA
- the rhaT gene encoding L-rhamnose/proton symporter RhaT, with protein sequence MNTIIGLIIIAIGSLGQSSSYVPINKVKSWSWESFWLVQGIFAWLLFPYLGALLAVPEGSTLGALLASGNGAALKAMGFGMLWGVGGLTFGLSMRYLGVALGQSIALGTCSAFGTLIPAIIAGADLFTGKGFVLLVGVCIAIAGIAIIGYAGSLRAKNMTEEQKRAAVKDFALGKGLLVALLAGVMSACFSLGLEAAEPIKAAALGMGTKALYAGLPAVLMVTLGGFFTNAVYCLFQNVKNKTAKDYFSVPGSVLVNNLLFCGLAGVLWYSQFFGLALGKSFFTDGSIMMAFSWSILMSLNILFSNFWGIILKEWVGCAKATFIWLGIGLLILIFSCIYPSL encoded by the coding sequence ATGAATACGATTATCGGACTTATCATTATCGCCATCGGCAGCTTGGGTCAATCGAGCTCGTATGTGCCTATCAATAAGGTGAAAAGCTGGTCATGGGAGAGTTTTTGGCTGGTTCAGGGTATTTTTGCCTGGCTACTGTTTCCTTATCTCGGTGCTTTGCTTGCTGTGCCCGAAGGTTCAACGTTGGGTGCGTTACTTGCCAGTGGCAATGGAGCTGCGCTCAAAGCAATGGGCTTTGGTATGTTGTGGGGTGTTGGCGGTTTGACGTTTGGCCTCAGTATGCGCTATCTCGGCGTTGCTCTCGGGCAGTCAATTGCATTGGGAACCTGCTCTGCTTTTGGTACATTAATTCCGGCTATCATAGCTGGCGCTGACTTGTTTACCGGCAAGGGGTTTGTTTTGCTGGTGGGAGTTTGTATTGCAATTGCCGGTATTGCCATAATCGGTTATGCGGGGAGCCTTCGTGCTAAAAATATGACAGAAGAGCAAAAAAGAGCTGCTGTAAAAGATTTTGCGCTTGGTAAGGGCTTGTTGGTCGCTCTGTTGGCCGGTGTGATGAGCGCCTGCTTTAGTCTGGGGCTAGAAGCTGCTGAGCCGATCAAAGCTGCTGCTCTTGGTATGGGCACAAAAGCTCTGTATGCAGGGTTGCCTGCAGTTCTGATGGTGACTCTGGGTGGTTTCTTTACCAACGCAGTTTATTGTTTGTTCCAAAATGTAAAAAATAAAACAGCCAAAGATTATTTTTCTGTGCCGGGTTCCGTGCTGGTGAATAATCTCCTGTTTTGCGGACTGGCTGGCGTGCTTTGGTATTCACAATTTTTCGGACTAGCTTTGGGTAAGAGCTTTTTTACCGATGGAAGCATTATGATGGCTTTTTCCTGGAGTATACTAATGTCTCTCAATATCCTTTTCAGTAACTTTTGGGGAATTATTCTGAAAGAATGGGTGGGCTGTGCTAAAGCGACTTTTATATGGTTAGGTATTGGCCTTCTTATTTTGATTTTTTCTTGTATCTATCCTTCTTTATAA
- a CDS encoding L-rhamnose isomerase — translation MKKDAQIEANYQVAKEKYASVGVDTDKALNQLQNISLSLHCWQTDDVTGFENAGGSLTGGIQATGNYPGKARTIAEVRQDIEKVKSLLGGDHRLSLHAIYGDFGGQKVDRDQIEPKHFQSWIDWAKANSMKLDFNSSSFSHPKSGDQSLSHRDKGIRDFWIEHTIRSRRIADEMGKQQGDKACHNLWVHDGMKDVAVDRLLYRQNLKDSLDKIFANKFENVKDAVECKLFGTGLESFTVGSHEFYMGYAVQNGLMATLDLGHFHPTEEIYDKISSLLLYTDELLLHVSRPVRWDSDHVVILNESVTMLAQEIIRANALGRVNIGLDYFDASINRIGAYVVGARATQKAFLMAMLEPIAKLREYEANEQYFQRLALLEECKALPWADVFDYFCLKNNVAVGVDFISEIEAYEKEVTGKR, via the coding sequence ATGAAAAAGGATGCTCAGATAGAAGCTAACTATCAGGTTGCCAAGGAAAAATATGCATCTGTAGGTGTCGACACAGATAAAGCATTGAACCAGTTACAAAATATCTCTCTTTCACTTCATTGCTGGCAAACGGACGACGTTACCGGTTTTGAAAATGCAGGAGGATCTCTTACCGGTGGTATTCAGGCTACGGGGAACTATCCAGGTAAGGCGCGTACAATTGCAGAAGTGCGTCAGGATATAGAAAAAGTGAAATCGTTACTGGGAGGCGATCATCGTCTGAGCTTGCATGCTATTTATGGCGATTTTGGTGGACAGAAAGTGGATCGCGATCAGATAGAACCCAAACATTTCCAGAGCTGGATCGATTGGGCGAAAGCAAATAGTATGAAACTTGACTTCAATAGTTCAAGTTTCTCTCACCCGAAAAGTGGAGATCAGTCACTGTCGCACCGCGACAAAGGTATCCGCGATTTCTGGATCGAACATACTATCCGTAGTCGTCGCATTGCCGACGAGATGGGTAAACAACAAGGCGACAAAGCCTGCCACAACCTTTGGGTTCACGACGGAATGAAAGACGTTGCTGTTGATCGTTTGCTTTATCGTCAAAACCTGAAAGATTCTCTGGATAAGATCTTTGCCAATAAATTTGAAAACGTAAAAGATGCAGTAGAATGTAAGCTGTTTGGTACCGGCCTCGAAAGCTTTACTGTAGGTTCTCACGAGTTCTACATGGGCTATGCCGTTCAAAATGGTTTGATGGCTACTCTTGATCTTGGACATTTCCACCCGACAGAAGAAATTTACGACAAAATATCTTCACTGTTGCTTTATACTGACGAATTGTTGTTGCATGTCAGCCGTCCGGTACGTTGGGATAGCGATCACGTTGTAATTCTCAACGAAAGTGTTACTATGCTGGCGCAGGAAATCATTCGTGCAAATGCTCTTGGCCGTGTTAATATCGGTCTTGACTATTTCGATGCATCCATCAACCGTATTGGTGCTTACGTTGTTGGTGCCCGTGCTACTCAAAAAGCATTCCTGATGGCTATGCTCGAACCGATTGCCAAGTTGAGAGAATACGAAGCAAACGAACAATACTTCCAACGTCTTGCCTTGCTCGAAGAGTGCAAAGCATTGCCATGGGCCGATGTGTTCGATTATTTCTGTCTGAAAAATAACGTTGCTGTTGGTGTTGATTTCATTAGCGAAATTGAAGCTTATGAAAAAGAAGTTACCGGCAAACGTTAA
- a CDS encoding AraC family transcriptional regulator, which produces MLKYLVTNAQDLLWGITVTTVGMHQIKKDYDVYPPRAGHPDKYYFQPTEGRILDEFQLVYITKGEGKFYTSKNTCVDVKEGDIMLLMPGLWHCYYPSKKTGWNEYWIGFKGEVMDLRARNGFLNNENCIYKVGMRDEMVNLYQFAINVATTESTAYQQVLAGIANLLLGLSMAYDKEQQFENYTVLQMTKAKMIIRENIYSKITPEEIANLLNMSYSWFRKTFKEFTGLSPASYMQKLKLQAAKDSLVSTNQSIKEIAYNLHYDNSEHFSTQFKKHVGVSPKDFRSQHGKFTSSKLSD; this is translated from the coding sequence ATGCTTAAATATCTTGTGACAAACGCACAAGACTTATTGTGGGGCATTACTGTGACAACGGTAGGAATGCATCAGATCAAAAAAGATTATGACGTATATCCGCCAAGAGCTGGGCATCCGGACAAATATTACTTTCAACCAACTGAAGGTCGTATACTAGATGAATTTCAGTTAGTTTACATCACCAAAGGAGAAGGAAAGTTTTATACCAGCAAAAACACATGTGTTGATGTAAAAGAAGGAGACATCATGCTCTTAATGCCTGGTCTGTGGCATTGCTATTATCCCAGTAAAAAAACAGGCTGGAACGAATATTGGATAGGATTTAAAGGTGAAGTAATGGATCTTCGGGCCCGAAACGGATTTCTAAATAACGAAAACTGCATTTACAAGGTTGGAATGCGGGACGAAATGGTAAACCTCTACCAATTTGCGATAAACGTCGCAACAACTGAAAGCACTGCATACCAACAGGTTTTAGCCGGCATTGCCAATCTACTTTTAGGGCTTTCTATGGCGTACGACAAAGAACAACAGTTCGAGAATTATACCGTTTTGCAGATGACCAAGGCAAAAATGATTATCCGCGAAAACATCTACTCAAAAATCACACCTGAAGAGATCGCCAATTTACTCAACATGAGCTATTCCTGGTTTCGAAAGACTTTCAAGGAATTTACAGGCTTATCCCCTGCTTCTTATATGCAAAAGTTAAAACTTCAAGCTGCCAAAGATTCTCTTGTGTCTACTAACCAGTCAATCAAGGAGATTGCATACAACCTGCATTACGATAATTCGGAGCACTTTTCCACCCAGTTCAAAAAACATGTTGGAGTTTCGCCCAAGGACTTTCGTAGTCAACATGGCAAATTTACCTCAAGTAAATTATCTGACTAA
- a CDS encoding rhamnogalacturonan acetylesterase: MKRLLFSIGCVCSVVLAMAQTTVKDSVTVSEGKIVKNEAIVDTNKVNINDRISPKTRKPLLKSGSTRRGNNPVALLIGDSTVRNGWDADGSNGQWGWGEFFGALFDSTKITIENHALGGTSSRTFYNNQWAAVKGGIQPGDFVLIQFGHNDGGPYDSGRARASIPGIGHDSLQVTIKETGAHETVYSYGEYLRKFVAEIRAKGAFPIMLSFTPRNAWDGNGHIVRANTTYGKWAKQVAEAEKIPFVDLNSITAAKFDAFGPAKVNEMFYADRIHTSETGAKLNAASVAEAIQAQQLPLAKYLKNKPKDIRGTARKGNKPLVFVIGDSTVHNKDEKSSEDSWGWGSLLANFLDDKKINVENDAMAGRSSRTFIDEGRWDAVCAALKPGDFLFIQFGHNDGAAINTEKARGTIPGNGDESKVYKMETTKRNQVVYSYGWYIRKYIRDARLKGAVPIVISPVPRDRWKDGKVERNELSYGKWAKEAAEMEGAFFIDVNKLVADKYDALGHDEVTKLFMTDHTHTKFQGALLNAKTIIEGVKTLVELKLNNYLK; encoded by the coding sequence ATGAAACGTTTACTTTTCTCAATTGGCTGTGTCTGTTCGGTTGTGTTGGCAATGGCACAAACTACCGTCAAAGATTCGGTCACAGTATCTGAAGGGAAAATTGTCAAAAACGAGGCAATTGTCGATACCAACAAGGTCAATATCAACGACCGGATTTCTCCCAAAACCCGGAAGCCGCTTTTGAAGTCGGGGTCGACCCGCAGAGGCAACAATCCGGTGGCTCTGCTCATCGGTGATTCTACCGTGCGAAACGGTTGGGATGCTGACGGGAGTAACGGCCAATGGGGCTGGGGTGAGTTCTTTGGCGCTTTGTTCGATTCTACGAAGATTACGATTGAAAATCACGCGCTTGGAGGCACCAGCAGCCGAACCTTTTATAACAACCAATGGGCTGCGGTAAAAGGGGGTATTCAACCCGGCGATTTTGTTTTGATTCAATTCGGGCATAACGACGGCGGGCCCTACGATTCGGGGCGGGCCCGTGCTTCTATTCCCGGCATTGGTCACGATTCGTTGCAGGTAACCATCAAGGAAACCGGTGCGCACGAAACGGTTTATTCCTACGGTGAATATCTCCGTAAGTTTGTGGCTGAAATCAGGGCAAAAGGAGCATTCCCGATCATGTTGTCGTTTACACCGCGAAACGCATGGGATGGCAACGGGCATATCGTTCGGGCCAATACCACTTACGGCAAATGGGCAAAGCAGGTTGCCGAAGCAGAGAAGATTCCTTTTGTGGATCTGAATAGCATCACAGCTGCTAAGTTCGATGCTTTCGGACCGGCAAAAGTGAACGAAATGTTTTATGCCGACCGTATTCATACTTCCGAAACAGGTGCAAAGCTAAATGCCGCTTCGGTAGCGGAAGCTATTCAGGCACAACAATTACCTTTGGCAAAATATTTGAAAAACAAACCGAAGGATATTCGGGGGACTGCACGAAAAGGGAATAAACCGTTGGTATTTGTGATTGGAGATTCTACGGTGCATAACAAGGATGAGAAAAGCAGCGAAGATTCCTGGGGATGGGGCTCTTTGTTGGCAAATTTTCTCGACGACAAAAAAATCAACGTAGAGAACGATGCCATGGCCGGCCGCAGTAGTCGCACGTTTATCGACGAAGGACGCTGGGACGCTGTTTGTGCCGCTCTGAAACCGGGCGATTTTCTGTTTATTCAGTTTGGGCATAACGACGGAGCTGCTATCAATACAGAAAAAGCACGTGGAACCATTCCCGGAAACGGTGACGAATCGAAAGTGTACAAGATGGAAACAACCAAGCGGAATCAGGTTGTGTATTCCTATGGATGGTACATTCGCAAATATATCCGTGATGCCCGCCTCAAAGGAGCTGTGCCTATCGTTATCAGTCCTGTGCCCCGTGATCGATGGAAAGATGGAAAAGTGGAACGTAACGAACTTTCTTATGGAAAATGGGCAAAAGAAGCAGCCGAAATGGAAGGTGCGTTCTTTATCGATGTAAATAAACTGGTTGCCGATAAATATGATGCGCTGGGGCATGATGAGGTGACCAAACTCTTTATGACAGATCATACCCATACAAAATTTCAAGGGGCATTGCTCAATGCCAAGACGATAATAGAGGGAGTAAAAACTCTTGTAGAATTGAAGTTGAATAACTATTTGAAATAA
- a CDS encoding glycoside hydrolase family 88/105 protein: MLRSIIVALAFVSGAFVMMNAQNAKPAQTDANTPLHLLAPDYPVRYGVSKPDSVKAVLDRVFRYVEKETPVGLINAATQKPVKDFSKIDEQTRLQRGAFRLTSYEWGVAYLGMLLAAETTGDQRYKKYVSDRFGFLAEIAPAFSKLKQKNGQVNDDLMRRMLDPKALDDAGSICASMIKAQLDGSATKLKPIIDNYIDFIMNKEYRLSDGTFARVRPQYNSMWLDDMFMSIPAIVYMGKLTGDKKYYDEAVKQFRQFSSRMFVPETGLYRHAWIESSTDHPAFYWGRANGWALLTATILLDVLPSDYPGRDFVLERFRAHVRGLSACQSGQGMWHQLLNRNDSYLETSATAIYAYCFAKAINSKWIDAIAYGPVVQLAWNAVTEKVNAEGQVEGTCVGTGMGFDPAYYYYRPVSVFAAHGYGPVLLAGAEIYRMQKMWFPKMNDSAVQYYDQDIQTDRPIFDVKGSVHY, encoded by the coding sequence ATGCTCAGATCAATTATCGTTGCTCTTGCGTTTGTCTCGGGGGCTTTTGTGATGATGAATGCTCAGAATGCGAAGCCTGCCCAAACCGATGCAAATACACCGCTTCATCTGCTGGCTCCCGACTATCCGGTTAGATACGGGGTTAGTAAGCCCGACAGCGTGAAGGCGGTGCTCGACCGGGTGTTTCGCTACGTGGAAAAAGAGACTCCCGTCGGATTGATTAATGCCGCTACACAGAAGCCTGTCAAGGATTTTTCGAAAATAGATGAACAGACCCGTTTGCAGAGAGGAGCTTTCCGATTGACGAGCTACGAGTGGGGTGTGGCCTATCTGGGTATGCTGTTGGCCGCCGAAACCACCGGCGACCAGCGCTATAAGAAGTATGTGAGTGATCGATTCGGGTTTCTGGCCGAGATAGCACCGGCATTTTCAAAATTGAAGCAAAAGAACGGACAGGTAAACGACGACTTGATGCGTCGGATGCTCGATCCGAAAGCACTCGACGATGCCGGTTCCATTTGTGCCTCCATGATTAAAGCGCAATTGGATGGTTCGGCGACCAAACTGAAACCGATCATAGATAACTACATCGATTTTATCATGAACAAAGAGTATCGCCTTTCCGACGGTACTTTTGCACGGGTGCGTCCGCAATACAACTCGATGTGGCTCGACGATATGTTTATGAGCATTCCGGCCATTGTTTACATGGGGAAACTGACTGGCGACAAAAAATATTACGATGAAGCGGTGAAACAATTCCGTCAGTTCTCCTCGCGGATGTTTGTGCCCGAAACCGGTCTGTACCGTCATGCCTGGATCGAATCGAGTACCGATCATCCCGCATTTTATTGGGGAAGAGCCAATGGATGGGCTTTGCTTACGGCAACCATTTTGCTCGATGTACTTCCATCCGATTATCCTGGCCGCGATTTTGTACTGGAACGTTTTCGGGCTCATGTGCGCGGATTGTCGGCTTGCCAGTCCGGACAAGGGATGTGGCATCAGCTGCTCAATCGCAACGATTCGTATCTGGAAACTTCGGCAACCGCCATTTATGCCTACTGTTTTGCAAAGGCGATCAATAGCAAATGGATCGATGCCATTGCGTACGGCCCTGTGGTTCAGCTGGCATGGAATGCCGTTACCGAAAAGGTAAATGCAGAGGGTCAGGTAGAAGGTACCTGTGTGGGAACGGGCATGGGCTTTGATCCTGCATACTATTACTACCGTCCGGTAAGCGTATTTGCTGCCCATGGTTACGGTCCTGTTTTGCTTGCCGGAGCAGAGATTTATCGCATGCAAAAAATGTGGTTCCCCAAGATGAACGACAGTGCCGTTCAATATTACGATCAGGATATCCAAACCGATCGTCCGATTTTCGATGTAAAGGGCTCGGTGCATTATTAA
- a CDS encoding glycoside hydrolase family 88/105 protein, with product MKKKCIASLLLASFFVSLSFAQSLPSKKEVLQKMELANHYFMTKYADPSKPLVTDRVRPSNIWTRGVYYEGLMALYALNPKVEYLKYAIDWSEFHKWNLRGGIETRNADNHCCGQTYIDLYKLDKSKAERIVNIKASIDKMLATDKVDDWSWIDALQMAMPVYAELGVIYKDDRYFQRMYDMYMDTKLKQGGGLFNAKDNLWWRDKDFVAPYKEPNGEDCYWSRGNGWVVAALVRVMDIMPKDAVGYSEYRKTYMAMMKALLPLQRPDGFWNVSLHDATHFGGKETSGTSLFVYGMAWGVRHGWLDKKTYMPVIVKAWNAMAKEAVHADGLLGFVQGTGKEPKDGQPLSYTKIPDFEDYGLGCYLLAGSEVYKLAPAAKTKKR from the coding sequence ATGAAAAAAAAATGTATTGCTTCTCTTTTGTTGGCAAGCTTTTTTGTAAGCTTGAGCTTTGCCCAATCGTTGCCTTCAAAAAAGGAGGTATTGCAAAAAATGGAACTTGCCAATCATTACTTTATGACCAAGTATGCCGATCCGTCGAAACCTTTGGTGACAGATAGAGTTCGTCCCAGCAATATCTGGACACGCGGTGTCTATTACGAAGGATTGATGGCTCTTTATGCGTTGAATCCGAAGGTCGAATATTTGAAATATGCTATCGACTGGAGTGAGTTTCACAAGTGGAACCTCCGCGGTGGTATCGAAACTCGTAATGCCGACAATCATTGTTGCGGACAGACCTATATCGATTTGTACAAGCTGGATAAGTCGAAGGCCGAACGGATTGTGAACATCAAGGCTTCGATCGATAAGATGCTGGCTACCGACAAAGTGGATGACTGGTCGTGGATCGATGCGTTGCAGATGGCAATGCCGGTTTATGCGGAACTGGGCGTGATCTATAAAGATGATCGCTATTTTCAGCGCATGTACGACATGTACATGGATACCAAGCTCAAACAGGGCGGTGGCTTGTTTAATGCCAAAGACAACCTGTGGTGGCGAGATAAAGATTTTGTGGCGCCTTACAAAGAACCGAATGGCGAAGATTGCTACTGGTCGCGTGGTAACGGATGGGTAGTGGCAGCTCTGGTTCGCGTGATGGACATCATGCCTAAGGATGCTGTAGGTTATTCGGAGTATCGGAAAACATACATGGCCATGATGAAGGCTTTGCTCCCGTTGCAACGCCCCGATGGCTTCTGGAATGTGAGTCTGCACGATGCAACCCATTTCGGCGGAAAAGAAACCAGCGGTACATCGCTTTTTGTATATGGAATGGCATGGGGAGTTCGTCACGGTTGGCTCGATAAAAAAACATATATGCCGGTCATTGTGAAAGCCTGGAATGCGATGGCGAAAGAGGCAGTTCATGCCGATGGCTTACTGGGTTTTGTGCAGGGAACAGGCAAGGAACCTAAAGACGGACAGCCGTTGAGTTACACTAAAATTCCCGATTTTGAAGATTACGGATTGGGTTGTTACCTGCTGGCCGGTAGCGAAGTTTACAAACTGGCTCCTGCTGCAAAAACGAAAAAGAGATAG
- a CDS encoding rhamnogalacturonidase — translation MKKYFFFVVMSLLATAMQAATFFNVRDFGAKGDGKTIDSPAINKAIEAAAKEGGGTVWFPAGKYASYSIRLQSNITLFLDNGATLIAAYPTETEGFDIAEPNAFNMFQDFGHSHWQNSLIWGIGLDNVTICGNGMIDGMGLTREESRIRGVGNKAIALKLCRNVNLKDIRMYRCGHFALLATGVDNLTIDNLLIDTNRDGLDIDCCRNVRVSNCTVNSPNDDAIVLKASYGLGFFRNTENNTITNCFVSGYDMGTVLDGTFQRLIPQAPDQCFPCGRIKLGTESSGGFKNITISNCVFERSRGLALETVDGGDLEDITVSNLVLRDINAAPIFLRLGARQRSPQGTPVGHLRRVSIDNVRVYNSDSMYVCLITGIPGHSIEDVKLSNIYLYQQGGGAKELATRVIPENEKKYPEQTMFGPLPAAVFYIRHANNIQINNVEATIMRPDERPSVCLDDVHNISFNNVIFNQPKAPAAFSLTNVSDFRTFNCRNIRDLLIEKTDKQIVEK, via the coding sequence ATGAAGAAATACTTCTTTTTTGTTGTAATGTCGCTATTGGCAACAGCAATGCAGGCAGCAACGTTTTTTAATGTGAGGGATTTTGGGGCAAAAGGGGATGGAAAAACCATCGATTCGCCCGCCATTAATAAAGCGATTGAGGCTGCGGCCAAAGAGGGTGGGGGCACGGTTTGGTTTCCTGCCGGGAAGTATGCGTCTTATTCTATCCGGTTGCAAAGCAATATTACTCTCTTTCTTGATAACGGTGCAACGCTGATAGCCGCATATCCTACCGAAACGGAGGGCTTTGACATAGCCGAACCGAACGCGTTCAATATGTTTCAGGATTTCGGACACAGCCACTGGCAAAACAGTCTGATTTGGGGAATCGGTCTCGATAATGTGACGATATGTGGTAATGGAATGATCGATGGCATGGGGCTGACCCGCGAAGAGAGTCGGATCAGAGGTGTTGGGAACAAAGCCATTGCCCTGAAGTTGTGCCGCAATGTCAACCTGAAAGATATCCGCATGTACCGCTGTGGACACTTTGCCCTGCTGGCTACCGGCGTGGATAATCTGACGATCGATAACCTGCTGATCGATACCAATCGCGACGGACTCGACATCGACTGCTGCCGCAACGTGCGGGTCTCCAATTGTACGGTCAATTCGCCGAATGACGATGCCATTGTGCTGAAAGCCAGCTACGGACTTGGGTTTTTCCGGAACACAGAAAACAATACCATTACCAACTGTTTTGTGAGTGGGTATGATATGGGAACGGTGCTCGACGGTACTTTTCAACGGTTGATTCCGCAGGCTCCCGACCAGTGTTTCCCGTGTGGACGTATCAAGCTGGGAACCGAGTCGAGCGGAGGATTTAAAAATATCACCATCAGCAACTGCGTGTTCGAACGTAGTCGCGGACTGGCTCTCGAAACGGTCGATGGCGGCGATTTGGAAGATATTACCGTTTCCAATCTGGTGCTGCGAGATATTAACGCGGCTCCCATTTTTCTGCGTCTCGGAGCGCGCCAACGCAGTCCTCAGGGTACTCCGGTAGGCCATCTGCGCAGGGTAAGTATCGACAATGTTCGGGTCTACAACTCCGATTCGATGTATGTTTGCCTGATTACCGGTATCCCCGGTCACTCAATCGAGGATGTGAAACTGAGCAATATTTATCTCTACCAACAAGGTGGAGGAGCCAAAGAGCTGGCTACCCGAGTGATTCCGGAAAATGAAAAAAAGTATCCCGAACAGACCATGTTTGGCCCGCTTCCGGCAGCCGTGTTCTATATTCGTCACGCGAATAATATTCAGATTAACAACGTAGAGGCAACGATTATGCGTCCGGATGAACGCCCTTCGGTGTGCCTCGATGATGTGCATAATATCTCGTTTAACAATGTTATTTTCAATCAACCAAAGGCGCCGGCTGCGTTTTCATTGACGAACGTTTCCGATTTTCGAACGTTCAATTGTCGAAATATCAGAGATCTTTTGATTGAAAAAACGGATAAACAAATCGTTGAAAAATAA